The Pedobacter ginsengisoli region ATTCAATTTAAATGAAAGAACCTATCCTGTTGATATGGGAGCTGCAAGTGAAGAAAGGATTACTATGATGATTAAACTACCTGCAAATATTTCTGTGGTTGATAAACCCAAGGATATGTCGATGGGGCTTTCAGATAATGGGGGTAAATATCTGGCTTCAACAGGTATGCAAGATAATTCATTTATTTTCAATCAGATGCTTCAGTTTAATAAACCTATTTATAGCTCTGATGATTATTTGTCGTTAAAAGAGTTTTACAGCCGGATTATACAATCGCAAAAAACTGATATCGTATTTAAAAAAACTAAATAATGTCTAAAAGGTTATTATTCCTTATTTTAATAGTAGTTTCCTTTAAAGGGTTTGCCCAGGAACAGCCAGATTACAACGTAGAAAATATTTCAGCCGGATTAAAAAGTCGTGCCAGCGCTGTAATCAGAAATATGGAGACTACTGTTGATATGCGTGCTCCCGAGAATGTTATCCTAAACATTAAAAAAGTGATCACAGTGCTTAATAAAAATGGAGAGCAGGCAGCAGCCCTTTTCCTTTTTTATAACAAAGCTACTTCTATTAAGGGGGTAAAGGGGATTATAATGGATTCTTTTGGAAAACCAACAGGAAAGTTTTCATTAAGCAATTTTCTTGATGAAAGTGCTGTAAGTGATTTTTCTTTATTTGAAGATGCCCGAATTAAAAGGTATAGTCCAAATGTTTTAACTTATCCCTATACCATATCGTACGAATATGAAATCAGGTTTAAACAAAACCTGATTATTCCGGATTGGTATGCAACACCATATTCTGACGTATCTGTTGAAAAAACAAGCTATACTTTTATTTCGAAACCCGATGATAAAATACGTATTAAGGAGTATAATTATAAAGGAACTGCAGATATAGTAAAATCTGATAAAGCTACCAGCAGAACATGGAAGGTTACTAACCTAAGTGCAATTAAGCGTGAACCTTATGCTCCTGATCCCGACAATTACCTTACTTATGTGAAAATAGCGCCTGAACAGTTTACCTATTATGGCCACAAAGGAAGTTATAGCAATTGGCAGGAACTGGGAAAATGGGTTTACGATGATCTTGTAAAAACAAGACAAACCCTTTCTCCGGATATTATACAGGAAATGAATAACCTGGTAAAAGGACTAGACAGCGATAAAGAAAAGGCAAAAAAGATTTACGAGTATGTTCAAAAGAAAACAAGATACATCAGTGTACAGGTTGGCATTGGTGGTTTTCAGCCGTTTGAGGCGGCAGAAGTACATCGTGTTTCTTATGGCGATTGTAAAGCTCTTGTTAATTATACTCAGAGTTTATTAAAGGCCGTTGGTATTAACAGTCTATATTGTGTGGTTTATGGCGACAATAATAAAAAGAGTATGGATCCTGATTTTGCCAGTATGGATCAGGGAAATCATATCATTTTATGCGTACCACTTAAAAGTGATACCACCTGGCTGGAATGCACTAGTCAGGATAGCCCTTTTGGATATTTAGGTAGTTTTACTGATGATCGTGTTGTACTTGCCTGCACAGAAGAGGGTGGCAAACTACTAAAAACGCCGGCATTAACAACTGCTGCAAGCTTACTTAAACGGAAAGCGGAGCTAAATCTGGATAAGGAGGGTAATATAAATGGCAAATTGCACACAGATTTTAGTGGTTCGCAATACGACAATTATCATCGTATTATTAGCAAGCCTTCTACTGAGCAATTGAAATTGTTAAAAGAAGAATATGATATTGATAACATTGATTTTAGCAATCTTAAACTTGTACAGAGGAAAGATAGTAACCCTGTAACTTCTGAATCGCTGGATTTGACTATTCAAAAATATGCGCCTAGAACAAACAATAGGATCTATATGGTACTTAATGCATTTAACAAAACCAACTCTATTCCTGAAGTTCGAAACAGAACATTACCGGTATATATAAACAGAGGTTTTACAGACGAGGATGAGATAGTCTATAACCTTCCTGAAGGATATAATATTGAGGCTAAGCCTAGTGACCGGGAAATTAAATCGCCTTTTGGCAGTTACACGGTAAGCGTTAAAATGGATGGTAAAAAGCTGATATATAACAGAAAGTTTGTTTTAAATAACGGAACTTATGCCGCTGATAAATACGAAAACCTGATGCAGTTTTTTAGCGATGTAAGTAGTTCAGATAACAGTAAGGTTATTTTTAAAGCAGATTAACTTAGAAATATAATTCCTAATGCTATTCCAATTACCATAATCAAATACATAAGGATTTCGGTAGTTGCAAAGCGTTTATACTTATTCCAAAAAGAGTCTTGTTTTTGATATGGCATAATTTTAGTTTTTAAAAGAACCTGCTTTAACCATTGCCTTTTGGTAAGCGGGAAGAGTTAAATCATCAACCACTACCCCGCGGGTTGTAGATGCATGAACAAAATAAGTGTCGTTAAGATATATACCAACATGATCTACAGCTCCGCCCCCAAAAGAAAAAAAGATAAGGTCTCCTTCTTTTAATTGACTTATGCTTTTTTCTTTAATTGTTTCGGCCTGATCGCGGGACCTCCTTGGCAAGCTATTACCATATATATCCTTTTGTAATAGAAAAGCAAAGCCGGAACAATCAATTCCTCCTTTATCCAGGCCACCTAAACGGTACCTTACACCTGACCATTCATTAATAAAGCGATACAATTGCTTGCTTTTTAAATGAGACATGGCATAAGCTATTTTAGATGCCGAATTTGGGTTTGGTTTTACAGTAGGTTTTCTAGAACCGCAGGAAGACAATACAATTATCATGAGTACAAATAGTAGGGCCTTAATATTTCCTTTCTGCGTATTCAAAATCATAGCTTTTATTGTTTTATTATGCGTTGTATTTCATCTAGCTTTAACAGTGCTTCGACCGGAGTTAGTATATTCACATCCAAATTATTCAAGGTATCTCTGATCTTAACTAAAACCGGATCATCAATGGCAAACATCTGTAACTGATAAGCCTGATTTTGAACCTTCTTAATGCTATCTTTAATACTCTGCCCTTCGGTTCTGTCTATTTCAAGCTTTTTAAGAATCTCATTTGCTCTATTGATCAGTTTAAGAGGCATACCTGCCATTTTAGCCACATGAATACCAAAACTAT contains the following coding sequences:
- a CDS encoding DUF3857 domain-containing protein is translated as MSKRLLFLILIVVSFKGFAQEQPDYNVENISAGLKSRASAVIRNMETTVDMRAPENVILNIKKVITVLNKNGEQAAALFLFYNKATSIKGVKGIIMDSFGKPTGKFSLSNFLDESAVSDFSLFEDARIKRYSPNVLTYPYTISYEYEIRFKQNLIIPDWYATPYSDVSVEKTSYTFISKPDDKIRIKEYNYKGTADIVKSDKATSRTWKVTNLSAIKREPYAPDPDNYLTYVKIAPEQFTYYGHKGSYSNWQELGKWVYDDLVKTRQTLSPDIIQEMNNLVKGLDSDKEKAKKIYEYVQKKTRYISVQVGIGGFQPFEAAEVHRVSYGDCKALVNYTQSLLKAVGINSLYCVVYGDNNKKSMDPDFASMDQGNHIILCVPLKSDTTWLECTSQDSPFGYLGSFTDDRVVLACTEEGGKLLKTPALTTAASLLKRKAELNLDKEGNINGKLHTDFSGSQYDNYHRIISKPSTEQLKLLKEEYDIDNIDFSNLKLVQRKDSNPVTSESLDLTIQKYAPRTNNRIYMVLNAFNKTNSIPEVRNRTLPVYINRGFTDEDEIVYNLPEGYNIEAKPSDREIKSPFGSYTVSVKMDGKKLIYNRKFVLNNGTYAADKYENLMQFFSDVSSSDNSKVIFKAD
- a CDS encoding C40 family peptidase; amino-acid sequence: MILNTQKGNIKALLFVLMIIVLSSCGSRKPTVKPNPNSASKIAYAMSHLKSKQLYRFINEWSGVRYRLGGLDKGGIDCSGFAFLLQKDIYGNSLPRRSRDQAETIKEKSISQLKEGDLIFFSFGGGAVDHVGIYLNDTYFVHASTTRGVVVDDLTLPAYQKAMVKAGSFKN